In a single window of the Osmerus eperlanus chromosome 4, fOsmEpe2.1, whole genome shotgun sequence genome:
- the fmnl3 gene encoding formin-like protein 3 isoform X5, whose translation MGNIESVDGQSSEMKHHIMPLKVPMPDQTELEERFAIVLNSMNLPPDKARLLRQYDNEKKWDLICDQERFQVKNPPHTYIQKLRGYLDPGVTRKKFRRRVQESTKVLRELEISLRTNHIGWVREFLNDENRGLDILVEYLSFAQCAVIYGNNTATNSKTIKNSRLVSQKDDVHVCIMCLRAIMNYQYGFNMVMSHAHGVNEIALSLNNKNSRTKALVLELLAAVCLVRGGHEIILSAFDNFKEVCKEKHRFEKLMDYFRCEDGNIDFMVACMQFINIVVHSVEDMNFRVHLQYEFTKLGLDDYLEKSKHTESDKLSVQIQAYLDNVFDVGGLLEDAETKNVALEKVDELEEHLSHVTEKLLDVENETVMKVADLEKLLLQKDKDLQIIRETYESTNTQVNTLRRVIKEKDAAYQRHFNIEKRLLELEQQGTIRLRKKPDGDIAIEPLVGGGGGGSGPGVPPGDVGHFSFGAAAGLTGPVGPGGPEAGLPSATEAPPPPPPPPPPPPPLPSASGENAPMPPPPPPLAPPLPGTSPSVILSLGLSVIRIKKPIKTKFRLPVFNWTALKPNQINGTVFHEIDDERVLEELDLEKFEELFKTRAQGPIVDFTCTKSKVSQKAVNKINLLDANRSKNLAITLRKAHKSTEEICKAIEKFDLKALPVDFMECLMRFLPTETETKMMRQYERERRPVDQLAEEDRFMLHFSKIERLTQRMNIITFVGNFSDSVNMLTPQLNAIIAASASVKSSPKLKRMLEIILALGNYMNSSKRGSVYGFKLQSLDLLLDTKSTDRKMTLLHYIALTVKEKYPELTNFFNELHFVDKAAAVSLENVLLDVRELGKGMDLIRRECSLHDHSVLKGFLQTSDTQLDKVQKDAKMAEEAFNNVVNYFGESSKTTPPSVFFPVFVRFIKAYKDAVEDNDQRKRQEEAMREKLLAQEAKQQDPKVQAHKKRQQQNELIAELRKRQAKDHRPVYEGKDGTIEDIITGRTLRGSIVPGLSTIHCSYSSGHLHCHTPIYVLHVVQCQSPSHLSTVSAMLCPC comes from the exons ATGGGAAACATAGAGAGTGTGGATGGACAGTCGTCGGAGATGAAGCATCATATAATGCCACTCAAAGTGCCTATGCCCGACCAAACGGAGTTGGAGGAGAGATTTGCTATAGTTTTG AATTCCATGAACTTGCCCCCTGACAAAGCCAGGCTCCTTCGACAGTACGACAACGAGAAGAAGTGGGACCTCATCTGTGACCAG GAGAGGTTCCAGGTGAAGAACCCGCCTCACACCTACATCCAGAAGCTGCGAGGGTATCTAGACCCTGGTGTCACACGCAAG AAGTTCCGCAGGCGGGTCCAGGAATCCACGAAAGTCCTGAGAGAGCTGGAGATCTCTCTGAGGACGAACCACATTGG GTGGGTCAGGGAGTTCCTCAACGATGAGAACCGAGGGCTGGACATTCTGGTCGAGTACCTCTCCTTTGCCCAGTGTGCAGTcat CTACGGCAACAACACAGCAACAAACAGCAAAACCATCAAGAACTCCCGGCTGGTCAGTCAGAAGGATGACGTGCATGTGTGCATCATGTGTTTAAGAGCAATCATGAACTATCAG TATGGCTTCAACATGGTCATGTCACACGCACACGGGGTCAACGAGATTGCGCTCAGCTTGAACAACAAGAACTCACG GACAAAAGCCCTGGTCCTGGAGCTTctagctgctgtgtgtctaGTCAGAGGAGGTCACGAGATCATCCTTTCAGCGTTTGACAACTTCAAAGAG GTGTGCAAAGAGAAGCATCGCTTTGAGAAGCTGATGGACTACTTCCGGTGTGAGGATGGAAACATTGACTTCATG GTTGCTTGCATGCAGTTCATCAACATCGTCGTACACTCGGTAGAAGACATGAACTTCAGGGTTCACCTGCAATATGAGTTTACCAAGCTGGGACTGGATGACTACCTGGAG AaatccaaacacacagagagcgaTAAGCTGTCCGTGCAGATCCAGGCCTATCTGGACAATGTGTTTGACGTGGGCGGGCTCCTGGAGGATGCAGAGACTAAGAATGTGGCCCTGGAGAAGGTGGATGAACTGGAGGAGCACCTATCCCAC GTGACGGAGAAGCTCCTGGACGTGGAGAACGAGACGGTGATGAAGGTGGCCGACCTGGAGAAGCTGCTGCTTCAGAAGGACAAGGACCTGCAGATCATCAGG GAGACGTACGAGTCCACCAACACCCAGGTCAACACCCTGCGCAGGGTGATCAAGGAGAAGGACGCCGCCTACCAGAGGCACTTCAACATCGAGAAGCgcctgctggagctggagcagcAGGGGACCATCCGCCTCCGCAAGAAGCCCGACGGGGACATCGCCATCGAGCCCCtggtggggggcggaggggggggcagtggcCCTGGGGTTCCCCCGGGGGATGTCGGGCACTTTTCGTTCGGGGCCGCGGCCGGTCTGACTGGTCCGGTCGGACCAGGGGGGCCTGAGGCCGGCCTTCCCTCAGCCACGgaggcccctccacccccaccacctccacctcctccccctccgcctctccCCTCAGCTTCAG GAGAGAATGCACCGatgcccccaccaccacctcctctggcCCCACCCTTACCAGGAACCTCACCCTCTGTCATCCTCAGCTTGGGCCTGTCTG TTATCAGGATCAAGAAGCCAATCAAGACCAAGTTCCGTCTGCCTGTGTTCAACTGGACCGCTCTGAAACCCAACCAGATCAACGGCACTGTCTTCCATGAGATTGATGATGAGCGCGTACTAGAG gagctgGACCTGGAGAAGTTTGAAGAGCTGTTCAAGACCAGAGCCCAGGGTCCCATAGTGGACTTTACCTGCACTAAGAGCAAGGTGTCCCAGAAGGCTGTCAACAAGATCAACCTGCTGGACGCCAACCGCTCCAAAAACCTGGCCATCACGCTCCGCAAAGCCCACAAGAGCACGGAGGAGATCTGCAAAGCCATCGAGAA GTTCGACTTGAAGGCCCTGCCGGTGGACTTCATGGAGTGCCTGATGCGTTTCCTGCCCACGGAGACGGAGACCAAGATGATGCGTCAGTACGAGCGGGAGCGCCGCCCCGTGGACCAGCTGGCCGAGGAGGACCGCTTCATGCTGCACTTCAGCAAGATCGAGAGGCTCACCCAGCGCATGAACATCATCACCTTCGTGGGAAACTTCTCGGACAGCGTCAACATGCTCACCCCCCAGCTCAACGCCATCATCGCCGCGTCCGCCTCCGTCAAGTCCTCGCCAAAGCTGAAGAGAATGCTCGAG ATCATCTTAGCTTTGGGAAACTACATGAACAGCAGCAAGAGAGGCTCCGTGTATGGGTTCAAACTGCAGAGTCTCGACCTG CTGCTGGACACCAAGTCGACGGACAGGAAGATGACTCTGCTCCACTACATCGCTCTCACGGTGAAGGAGAAATACCCCGAGCTCACCAACTTTTTCAACGAGCTGCATTTCGTGGACAAAGCTGCAGCAG tgtcatTGGAGAACGTGTTGCTGGACGTGCGGGAGCTCGGGAAGGGCATGGACCTGATCAGGCGAGAGTGCAGTCTCCATGACCACTCGGTCCTCAAGGGCTTCCTCCAGACCAGTGACACCCAGCTGGACAAGGTGCAGAAGGACGCCAAGATGGCCGAG GAGGCCTTTAACAACGTGGTGAACTACTTTGGGGAGAGTTCCAAGAcaacccctccctctgtgttctTCCCCGTGTTTGTGCGCTTCATCAAGGCCTACAAG GACGCAGTGGAGGACAATGAccagaggaagaggcaggaggAAGCCATGCGGGAGAAGCTACTGGCACAAGAGGCCAAACAGCAGGACCCCAAG gtccaGGCCCACAAGAAGAGACAGCAGCAGAACGAGCTCATCGCCGAGCTGCGTAAGAGACAGGCCAAGGACCACCGGCCGGTGTACGAGGGCAAGGACGGCACCATCGAGGACATCATCACAG GAAGGACCCTCAGAGGTAGTATAGTTCCAGGTCTTTCTACTATCCATTGTTCCTACTCCTCAGGTCACCTCCATTGTCACACCCCCATTTATGTGTTGCATGTTGTTCAGTGTCAATCCCCCTCTCACCTGTCAACAGTGTCTGCCATGTTGTGTCCTTGCTAA
- the fmnl3 gene encoding formin-like protein 3 isoform X4, which produces MGNIESVDGQSSEMKHHIMPLKVPMPDQTELEERFAIVLNSMNLPPDKARLLRQYDNEKKWDLICDQERFQVKNPPHTYIQKLRGYLDPGVTRKKFRRRVQESTKVLRELEISLRTNHIGWVREFLNDENRGLDILVEYLSFAQCAVMLDFEGLETGEEGSLDKTKSWSRSIEDLHQSVTQPFCNTLVRSARQSVLRYGNNTATNSKTIKNSRLVSQKDDVHVCIMCLRAIMNYQYGFNMVMSHAHGVNEIALSLNNKNSRTKALVLELLAAVCLVRGGHEIILSAFDNFKEVCKEKHRFEKLMDYFRCEDGNIDFMVACMQFINIVVHSVEDMNFRVHLQYEFTKLGLDDYLEKSKHTESDKLSVQIQAYLDNVFDVGGLLEDAETKNVALEKVDELEEHLSHVTEKLLDVENETVMKVADLEKLLLQKDKDLQIIRETYESTNTQVNTLRRVIKEKDAAYQRHFNIEKRLLELEQQGTIRLRKKPDGDIAIEPLVGGGGGGSGPGVPPGDVGHFSFGAAAGLTGPVGPGGPEAGLPSATEAPPPPPPPPPPPPPLPSASGENAPMPPPPPPLAPPLPGTSPSVILSLGLSVIRIKKPIKTKFRLPVFNWTALKPNQINGTVFHEIDDERVLEELDLEKFEELFKTRAQGPIVDFTCTKSKVSQKAVNKINLLDANRSKNLAITLRKAHKSTEEICKAIEKFDLKALPVDFMECLMRFLPTETETKMMRQYERERRPVDQLAEEDRFMLHFSKIERLTQRMNIITFVGNFSDSVNMLTPQLNAIIAASASVKSSPKLKRMLEIILALGNYMNSSKRGSVYGFKLQSLDLLLDTKSTDRKMTLLHYIALTVKEKYPELTNFFNELHFVDKAAAVSLENVLLDVRELGKGMDLIRRECSLHDHSVLKGFLQTSDTQLDKVQKDAKMAEEAFNNVVNYFGESSKTTPPSVFFPVFVRFIKAYKDAVEDNDQRKRQEEAMREKLLAQEAKQQDPKVQAHKKRQQQNELIAELRKRQAKDHRPVYEGKDGTIEDIITAQQKINDSIYFQS; this is translated from the exons ATGGGAAACATAGAGAGTGTGGATGGACAGTCGTCGGAGATGAAGCATCATATAATGCCACTCAAAGTGCCTATGCCCGACCAAACGGAGTTGGAGGAGAGATTTGCTATAGTTTTG AATTCCATGAACTTGCCCCCTGACAAAGCCAGGCTCCTTCGACAGTACGACAACGAGAAGAAGTGGGACCTCATCTGTGACCAG GAGAGGTTCCAGGTGAAGAACCCGCCTCACACCTACATCCAGAAGCTGCGAGGGTATCTAGACCCTGGTGTCACACGCAAG AAGTTCCGCAGGCGGGTCCAGGAATCCACGAAAGTCCTGAGAGAGCTGGAGATCTCTCTGAGGACGAACCACATTGG GTGGGTCAGGGAGTTCCTCAACGATGAGAACCGAGGGCTGGACATTCTGGTCGAGTACCTCTCCTTTGCCCAGTGTGCAGTcat GTTGGATTTTGAGGGGCTGGAGACCGGAGAGGAGGGCTCTCTGGACAAGACGAAGTCCTGGAGCAGGTCCATCGAGGATCTGCACCAGAGCGTGACCCAGCCCTTCTGCAACACGCTGGTGCGCTCTGCGCGCCAGTCTGTCCTTCG CTACGGCAACAACACAGCAACAAACAGCAAAACCATCAAGAACTCCCGGCTGGTCAGTCAGAAGGATGACGTGCATGTGTGCATCATGTGTTTAAGAGCAATCATGAACTATCAG TATGGCTTCAACATGGTCATGTCACACGCACACGGGGTCAACGAGATTGCGCTCAGCTTGAACAACAAGAACTCACG GACAAAAGCCCTGGTCCTGGAGCTTctagctgctgtgtgtctaGTCAGAGGAGGTCACGAGATCATCCTTTCAGCGTTTGACAACTTCAAAGAG GTGTGCAAAGAGAAGCATCGCTTTGAGAAGCTGATGGACTACTTCCGGTGTGAGGATGGAAACATTGACTTCATG GTTGCTTGCATGCAGTTCATCAACATCGTCGTACACTCGGTAGAAGACATGAACTTCAGGGTTCACCTGCAATATGAGTTTACCAAGCTGGGACTGGATGACTACCTGGAG AaatccaaacacacagagagcgaTAAGCTGTCCGTGCAGATCCAGGCCTATCTGGACAATGTGTTTGACGTGGGCGGGCTCCTGGAGGATGCAGAGACTAAGAATGTGGCCCTGGAGAAGGTGGATGAACTGGAGGAGCACCTATCCCAC GTGACGGAGAAGCTCCTGGACGTGGAGAACGAGACGGTGATGAAGGTGGCCGACCTGGAGAAGCTGCTGCTTCAGAAGGACAAGGACCTGCAGATCATCAGG GAGACGTACGAGTCCACCAACACCCAGGTCAACACCCTGCGCAGGGTGATCAAGGAGAAGGACGCCGCCTACCAGAGGCACTTCAACATCGAGAAGCgcctgctggagctggagcagcAGGGGACCATCCGCCTCCGCAAGAAGCCCGACGGGGACATCGCCATCGAGCCCCtggtggggggcggaggggggggcagtggcCCTGGGGTTCCCCCGGGGGATGTCGGGCACTTTTCGTTCGGGGCCGCGGCCGGTCTGACTGGTCCGGTCGGACCAGGGGGGCCTGAGGCCGGCCTTCCCTCAGCCACGgaggcccctccacccccaccacctccacctcctccccctccgcctctccCCTCAGCTTCAG GAGAGAATGCACCGatgcccccaccaccacctcctctggcCCCACCCTTACCAGGAACCTCACCCTCTGTCATCCTCAGCTTGGGCCTGTCTG TTATCAGGATCAAGAAGCCAATCAAGACCAAGTTCCGTCTGCCTGTGTTCAACTGGACCGCTCTGAAACCCAACCAGATCAACGGCACTGTCTTCCATGAGATTGATGATGAGCGCGTACTAGAG gagctgGACCTGGAGAAGTTTGAAGAGCTGTTCAAGACCAGAGCCCAGGGTCCCATAGTGGACTTTACCTGCACTAAGAGCAAGGTGTCCCAGAAGGCTGTCAACAAGATCAACCTGCTGGACGCCAACCGCTCCAAAAACCTGGCCATCACGCTCCGCAAAGCCCACAAGAGCACGGAGGAGATCTGCAAAGCCATCGAGAA GTTCGACTTGAAGGCCCTGCCGGTGGACTTCATGGAGTGCCTGATGCGTTTCCTGCCCACGGAGACGGAGACCAAGATGATGCGTCAGTACGAGCGGGAGCGCCGCCCCGTGGACCAGCTGGCCGAGGAGGACCGCTTCATGCTGCACTTCAGCAAGATCGAGAGGCTCACCCAGCGCATGAACATCATCACCTTCGTGGGAAACTTCTCGGACAGCGTCAACATGCTCACCCCCCAGCTCAACGCCATCATCGCCGCGTCCGCCTCCGTCAAGTCCTCGCCAAAGCTGAAGAGAATGCTCGAG ATCATCTTAGCTTTGGGAAACTACATGAACAGCAGCAAGAGAGGCTCCGTGTATGGGTTCAAACTGCAGAGTCTCGACCTG CTGCTGGACACCAAGTCGACGGACAGGAAGATGACTCTGCTCCACTACATCGCTCTCACGGTGAAGGAGAAATACCCCGAGCTCACCAACTTTTTCAACGAGCTGCATTTCGTGGACAAAGCTGCAGCAG tgtcatTGGAGAACGTGTTGCTGGACGTGCGGGAGCTCGGGAAGGGCATGGACCTGATCAGGCGAGAGTGCAGTCTCCATGACCACTCGGTCCTCAAGGGCTTCCTCCAGACCAGTGACACCCAGCTGGACAAGGTGCAGAAGGACGCCAAGATGGCCGAG GAGGCCTTTAACAACGTGGTGAACTACTTTGGGGAGAGTTCCAAGAcaacccctccctctgtgttctTCCCCGTGTTTGTGCGCTTCATCAAGGCCTACAAG GACGCAGTGGAGGACAATGAccagaggaagaggcaggaggAAGCCATGCGGGAGAAGCTACTGGCACAAGAGGCCAAACAGCAGGACCCCAAG gtccaGGCCCACAAGAAGAGACAGCAGCAGAACGAGCTCATCGCCGAGCTGCGTAAGAGACAGGCCAAGGACCACCGGCCGGTGTACGAGGGCAAGGACGGCACCATCGAGGACATCATCACAG CCCAACAGAAGATTAATGACAGTATATATTTCCAGTCCTAA
- the fmnl3 gene encoding formin-like protein 3 isoform X2, which yields MGNIESVDGQSSEMKHHIMPLKVPMPDQTELEERFAIVLNSMNLPPDKARLLRQYDNEKKWDLICDQERFQVKNPPHTYIQKLRGYLDPGVTRKKFRRRVQESTKVLRELEISLRTNHIGWVREFLNDENRGLDILVEYLSFAQCAVMLDFEGLETGEEGSLDKTKSWSRSIEDLHQSVTQPFCNTLVRSARQSVLRYGNNTATNSKTIKNSRLVSQKDDVHVCIMCLRAIMNYQYGFNMVMSHAHGVNEIALSLNNKNSRTKALVLELLAAVCLVRGGHEIILSAFDNFKEVCKEKHRFEKLMDYFRCEDGNIDFMVACMQFINIVVHSVEDMNFRVHLQYEFTKLGLDDYLEKSKHTESDKLSVQIQAYLDNVFDVGGLLEDAETKNVALEKVDELEEHLSHVTEKLLDVENETVMKVADLEKLLLQKDKDLQIIRETYESTNTQVNTLRRVIKEKDAAYQRHFNIEKRLLELEQQGTIRLRKKPDGDIAIEPLVGGGGGGSGPGVPPGDVGHFSFGAAAGLTGPVGPGGPEAGLPSATEAPPPPPPPPPPPPPLPSASGENAPMPPPPPPLAPPLPGTSPSVILSLGLSVIRIKKPIKTKFRLPVFNWTALKPNQINGTVFHEIDDERVLEELDLEKFEELFKTRAQGPIVDFTCTKSKVSQKAVNKINLLDANRSKNLAITLRKAHKSTEEICKAIEKFDLKALPVDFMECLMRFLPTETETKMMRQYERERRPVDQLAEEDRFMLHFSKIERLTQRMNIITFVGNFSDSVNMLTPQLNAIIAASASVKSSPKLKRMLEIILALGNYMNSSKRGSVYGFKLQSLDLLLDTKSTDRKMTLLHYIALTVKEKYPELTNFFNELHFVDKAAAVSLENVLLDVRELGKGMDLIRRECSLHDHSVLKGFLQTSDTQLDKVQKDAKMAEEAFNNVVNYFGESSKTTPPSVFFPVFVRFIKAYKDAVEDNDQRKRQEEAMREKLLAQEAKQQDPKVQAHKKRQQQNELIAELRKRQAKDHRPVYEGKDGTIEDIITVLKSVPFTARTAKRGSRFFCEANLCDDSNC from the exons ATGGGAAACATAGAGAGTGTGGATGGACAGTCGTCGGAGATGAAGCATCATATAATGCCACTCAAAGTGCCTATGCCCGACCAAACGGAGTTGGAGGAGAGATTTGCTATAGTTTTG AATTCCATGAACTTGCCCCCTGACAAAGCCAGGCTCCTTCGACAGTACGACAACGAGAAGAAGTGGGACCTCATCTGTGACCAG GAGAGGTTCCAGGTGAAGAACCCGCCTCACACCTACATCCAGAAGCTGCGAGGGTATCTAGACCCTGGTGTCACACGCAAG AAGTTCCGCAGGCGGGTCCAGGAATCCACGAAAGTCCTGAGAGAGCTGGAGATCTCTCTGAGGACGAACCACATTGG GTGGGTCAGGGAGTTCCTCAACGATGAGAACCGAGGGCTGGACATTCTGGTCGAGTACCTCTCCTTTGCCCAGTGTGCAGTcat GTTGGATTTTGAGGGGCTGGAGACCGGAGAGGAGGGCTCTCTGGACAAGACGAAGTCCTGGAGCAGGTCCATCGAGGATCTGCACCAGAGCGTGACCCAGCCCTTCTGCAACACGCTGGTGCGCTCTGCGCGCCAGTCTGTCCTTCG CTACGGCAACAACACAGCAACAAACAGCAAAACCATCAAGAACTCCCGGCTGGTCAGTCAGAAGGATGACGTGCATGTGTGCATCATGTGTTTAAGAGCAATCATGAACTATCAG TATGGCTTCAACATGGTCATGTCACACGCACACGGGGTCAACGAGATTGCGCTCAGCTTGAACAACAAGAACTCACG GACAAAAGCCCTGGTCCTGGAGCTTctagctgctgtgtgtctaGTCAGAGGAGGTCACGAGATCATCCTTTCAGCGTTTGACAACTTCAAAGAG GTGTGCAAAGAGAAGCATCGCTTTGAGAAGCTGATGGACTACTTCCGGTGTGAGGATGGAAACATTGACTTCATG GTTGCTTGCATGCAGTTCATCAACATCGTCGTACACTCGGTAGAAGACATGAACTTCAGGGTTCACCTGCAATATGAGTTTACCAAGCTGGGACTGGATGACTACCTGGAG AaatccaaacacacagagagcgaTAAGCTGTCCGTGCAGATCCAGGCCTATCTGGACAATGTGTTTGACGTGGGCGGGCTCCTGGAGGATGCAGAGACTAAGAATGTGGCCCTGGAGAAGGTGGATGAACTGGAGGAGCACCTATCCCAC GTGACGGAGAAGCTCCTGGACGTGGAGAACGAGACGGTGATGAAGGTGGCCGACCTGGAGAAGCTGCTGCTTCAGAAGGACAAGGACCTGCAGATCATCAGG GAGACGTACGAGTCCACCAACACCCAGGTCAACACCCTGCGCAGGGTGATCAAGGAGAAGGACGCCGCCTACCAGAGGCACTTCAACATCGAGAAGCgcctgctggagctggagcagcAGGGGACCATCCGCCTCCGCAAGAAGCCCGACGGGGACATCGCCATCGAGCCCCtggtggggggcggaggggggggcagtggcCCTGGGGTTCCCCCGGGGGATGTCGGGCACTTTTCGTTCGGGGCCGCGGCCGGTCTGACTGGTCCGGTCGGACCAGGGGGGCCTGAGGCCGGCCTTCCCTCAGCCACGgaggcccctccacccccaccacctccacctcctccccctccgcctctccCCTCAGCTTCAG GAGAGAATGCACCGatgcccccaccaccacctcctctggcCCCACCCTTACCAGGAACCTCACCCTCTGTCATCCTCAGCTTGGGCCTGTCTG TTATCAGGATCAAGAAGCCAATCAAGACCAAGTTCCGTCTGCCTGTGTTCAACTGGACCGCTCTGAAACCCAACCAGATCAACGGCACTGTCTTCCATGAGATTGATGATGAGCGCGTACTAGAG gagctgGACCTGGAGAAGTTTGAAGAGCTGTTCAAGACCAGAGCCCAGGGTCCCATAGTGGACTTTACCTGCACTAAGAGCAAGGTGTCCCAGAAGGCTGTCAACAAGATCAACCTGCTGGACGCCAACCGCTCCAAAAACCTGGCCATCACGCTCCGCAAAGCCCACAAGAGCACGGAGGAGATCTGCAAAGCCATCGAGAA GTTCGACTTGAAGGCCCTGCCGGTGGACTTCATGGAGTGCCTGATGCGTTTCCTGCCCACGGAGACGGAGACCAAGATGATGCGTCAGTACGAGCGGGAGCGCCGCCCCGTGGACCAGCTGGCCGAGGAGGACCGCTTCATGCTGCACTTCAGCAAGATCGAGAGGCTCACCCAGCGCATGAACATCATCACCTTCGTGGGAAACTTCTCGGACAGCGTCAACATGCTCACCCCCCAGCTCAACGCCATCATCGCCGCGTCCGCCTCCGTCAAGTCCTCGCCAAAGCTGAAGAGAATGCTCGAG ATCATCTTAGCTTTGGGAAACTACATGAACAGCAGCAAGAGAGGCTCCGTGTATGGGTTCAAACTGCAGAGTCTCGACCTG CTGCTGGACACCAAGTCGACGGACAGGAAGATGACTCTGCTCCACTACATCGCTCTCACGGTGAAGGAGAAATACCCCGAGCTCACCAACTTTTTCAACGAGCTGCATTTCGTGGACAAAGCTGCAGCAG tgtcatTGGAGAACGTGTTGCTGGACGTGCGGGAGCTCGGGAAGGGCATGGACCTGATCAGGCGAGAGTGCAGTCTCCATGACCACTCGGTCCTCAAGGGCTTCCTCCAGACCAGTGACACCCAGCTGGACAAGGTGCAGAAGGACGCCAAGATGGCCGAG GAGGCCTTTAACAACGTGGTGAACTACTTTGGGGAGAGTTCCAAGAcaacccctccctctgtgttctTCCCCGTGTTTGTGCGCTTCATCAAGGCCTACAAG GACGCAGTGGAGGACAATGAccagaggaagaggcaggaggAAGCCATGCGGGAGAAGCTACTGGCACAAGAGGCCAAACAGCAGGACCCCAAG gtccaGGCCCACAAGAAGAGACAGCAGCAGAACGAGCTCATCGCCGAGCTGCGTAAGAGACAGGCCAAGGACCACCGGCCGGTGTACGAGGGCAAGGACGGCACCATCGAGGACATCATCACAG TGCTGAAGAGCGTGCCCTTCACGGCGCGCACCGCTAAGCGCGGCTCGCGGTTCTTCTGTGAGGCGAACCTCTGTGACGACTCCAACTgctag